The proteins below come from a single Odontesthes bonariensis isolate fOdoBon6 chromosome 18, fOdoBon6.hap1, whole genome shotgun sequence genomic window:
- the LOC142368258 gene encoding uncharacterized protein LOC142368258, whose translation MTQKNRYSDSIMMMLINGRPSACLTQRTLGWAQPALRSELDNLSDVISSFLSIKEELKSENLTPSLTAEDNIQEKKYTIPEKRNNITMLAKICVVVLLFVACSNGQTNTTTAVATTTTAAATTTTASPTTTTAAATTTTAAPTTTTAAATTTTAAPTTTTAAATTTTAAPTTATTAAPTTTTAAATTSTAAAANTTTTATSSAFFNDVSLISVTLALMTHFIHSYC comes from the exons ATGACTCAGAAGAACAGATACTCTGACTCAATTATGATGATGCTGATAAATGGAAGGCCCAGTGCATGTCTAACCCAGAGAACATTGGGCTGGGCTCAGCCAGCTCTACGCTCTGAACTGGATAATctg TCTGATGTCATCTCAAGCTTTCTGTCTATAAAAGAGGAGCTGAAATCAGAAAACCTCACACCTTCACTCACTGCTGAGGACAACATTCAAGAAAAGAAATACACT ataccagagaaaagaaacaacatCACCATGCTCGCAAAAATTTGTGtcgttgttcttctgtttgttg CCTGTTCAAATGGACAGACCAACACCACCACAGCTGTAGCAACCACCACCACAGCTGCAGCAACAACCACCACAGCATCACCAACCACGACCACAGCTGCAgcaaccaccaccacagcagCACCAACCACGACCACAGCTGCAgcaaccaccaccacagcagCACCAACCACGACCACAGCTGCAgcaaccaccaccacagcagCACCAACCACCGCCACCACAGCAGCACCAACTACCACCACAGCTGCAGCAACTACAAGCACAGCTGCTGCGGCTAACACTACAACTACTGccacctcctctgcctttttcaaCGACGTGAGCCTGATCTCAGTCACTTTGGCTCTGATGACACATTTCATTCACTCTTATTGCTGA